TATGGTTGGAAAGATATCCTAAAACAAAATACCCGCGCGCAGATATACGGATATTTTGGGATTTATGAAAATATGCGGGTCTGGGCACCCGATTTTGAAAAAATGAAATACGAGGAAACAAATTTATGGCAACTACCACTTCCTTACAATCATTAGTTGAAGAAATAATTAGTGTTTGGAGTTTTATTATTCTTACATACTGGTTTTTACCAGAGCTAACCAAAATTAAAACGTTGACGAAATTCAATATTGCGATGGCCATTTTCCTGCCCTTGGCGGAAGGAAACTACTTGTGGGCGGATTTATTTTACGTTAGTGTCGTTGCATTAATTATTTGGCGGCGGTCTGCTAGTTATCAAAAATTAATCATTAATTTTAGTATCATTTGGATGATTTGGGAATTGACCCCGATTTATGGGGATTGGCTAACAGCACACGTGTTCTTTCCCGCGCAAGCTAAGCAACAATATCTAAGCTGGCTGGCATTATTGACGGATGATTTATTGACGCTCATGTTCTTTGTCGTTGCTGCCGTCCTAATCCGGAAAGTTTTGTCGAAGCCACTTAACAGTTTTGATAATTTCTCAGATAAATATAAAGCGTCGATGCTCAAACTTTTTGCTTTCATGTCGGTGGTCTTCTTTTTAATTGCTAATATCTACCTGAAAATCACAAGCGATCAGTATACCAATATCGTGATGTTGGCGTTGACGGCCTTTACGGTAATTAGTATCTGGATGTATCATTTTTTCTTCCGCGCGTATGAAGATTCCTTACAGCAGCAAATTGAAAAATCAAATTATCAATTTTTACAAGAATATAATCAGCTACTTGTAGAAGCGAACAATCACGCCCGGGCGTTTAAACACGATACTAATAATTTGTTATCGGGCATCGAAGCGTACATTGATGAGAATGATATGGACGGATTACGGGTTTATATTAACCAAATCCTCAAATTAAACAATCAGCGCCTAGAACCCGACCACGTTGCCACGATGCTCAAAAACATTCAAAGTCTGGCTTTACGGCACACGTTAATCACGAAGTTACGCAAAGCACAGGATTTAGGTACCCAAATACACTTAGTTGCTGATCCAGACTTTATTTTAACGTTAACCGATGTTGATATGGTGCGTGTTGTTAGCATTTTGTTGGATAATGCGATTGAGGCCGTCGCTGACCATCCGGAAGAAAGCCACATTAATATTACCCTAACCTCTAATGAACATGAAAACCAATTGGTAATCAAGAATTCAATTTTTGAACACGTTGACATTGAACATGTTTACGAATCTGGTCATACAACGAAGGAAAACCATACGGGACTCGGTCTCCATACGGTACAGGCCATTGTCCACAAGCACCCCAACGTATTCTTTGGTGTTGAAGCAACTGATTCTTATTTTCAAGTTACCCTTACCAGTCGAAAGGATTAAGCGATGTTAAAAATATTTCTTGCTGAAGACACGCCAGAGTTGGCCCGCGTATACGCAAAACATATCCAAAACCAAATTTTTATCAACGATTACCAAGCAGAATTGGTCATGAGTACACCAGCCTCACAGCCAGTTATTGATTACTTGCACATGACTAAAGTTACCGGTGGGTTGTATTTTCTTGATATTGAGTTGGCGGATCCATTGATGAACGGTATCGACTTAGCCATTAAAATTCGCGAAATTGATTTAGATGCGGATATTATTTTTATCACGTCACATGATGAACTAGCGATGACGGCCATCAACGCCAAAATTGCAATGTTAGATTACATTATCAAAACGGGCGGTCTCGAAGTTACGAAACAACGCATTTCTGAAGATATTGAGCTCGCAATAAAGCACCAAGTGATGCGCAAGCAAATATCCGGCACTAGTTTTGTTTATACGATTGGCAGTAAGCAATTTAGTACCCAACAATCAGATGTATACTACCTTGAATCAGCCCCAGGCGACCACAAATTAGTGCTGC
This is a stretch of genomic DNA from Periweissella cryptocerci. It encodes these proteins:
- a CDS encoding sensor histidine kinase; amino-acid sequence: MATTTSLQSLVEEIISVWSFIILTYWFLPELTKIKTLTKFNIAMAIFLPLAEGNYLWADLFYVSVVALIIWRRSASYQKLIINFSIIWMIWELTPIYGDWLTAHVFFPAQAKQQYLSWLALLTDDLLTLMFFVVAAVLIRKVLSKPLNSFDNFSDKYKASMLKLFAFMSVVFFLIANIYLKITSDQYTNIVMLALTAFTVISIWMYHFFFRAYEDSLQQQIEKSNYQFLQEYNQLLVEANNHARAFKHDTNNLLSGIEAYIDENDMDGLRVYINQILKLNNQRLEPDHVATMLKNIQSLALRHTLITKLRKAQDLGTQIHLVADPDFILTLTDVDMVRVVSILLDNAIEAVADHPEESHINITLTSNEHENQLVIKNSIFEHVDIEHVYESGHTTKENHTGLGLHTVQAIVHKHPNVFFGVEATDSYFQVTLTSRKD
- a CDS encoding LytR/AlgR family response regulator transcription factor is translated as MLKIFLAEDTPELARVYAKHIQNQIFINDYQAELVMSTPASQPVIDYLHMTKVTGGLYFLDIELADPLMNGIDLAIKIREIDLDADIIFITSHDELAMTAINAKIAMLDYIIKTGGLEVTKQRISEDIELAIKHQVMRKQISGTSFVYTIGSKQFSTQQSDVYYLESAPGDHKLVLHRTNKVTELNGNLKEFELEYPFMIRIFRSILINRNNIDFFDAKQRTITMKNGAELPVSLHYVKAIKKVMDEK